Proteins encoded in a region of the Sphingopyxis sp. OAS728 genome:
- a CDS encoding serine hydrolase, protein MVLAGAVPAAAQAPKPNAELNRAWAAGYRAAFVCSSLWNGTGKPLDAIERDELTGIYPEIEADVRELKADVDDKTKTVSVKYRDDMPPRIAMWDSGEGCVTLPIGASAQMIPGFRNQGRPKLDDRAWPLGDKNALAPVARGAPRFADVGTNVGAFGGKTSALLIVRDGKIAFERYWLGHDLHTAQRTFSVAKSMAATLIGNAVHNGWIDVKAPAQIVEWQVPGDPRGAITTEQLMRMASGLTSDSAGNRSDAIYMGGSLVRPWTVQWPLLNPPGTRFRYANNDTLLAVLSLKAALYQGQRRVNEPTATVRFDTMLNPHRFFDRLGMTRTTAEHDRNGDYILSSQVWTTARDLARLGLLYQNDGMWQGERLLPADWRRFVTTPSGPQPDGAFGYGAGFWLLNKSEGIPADAFGAFGNRGQYLVVIPSRELVIVRQGYDDDKNRLDTAALVKAIVAADR, encoded by the coding sequence GTGGTTCTTGCCGGCGCGGTGCCTGCAGCGGCGCAGGCGCCGAAGCCCAATGCCGAGCTGAACCGCGCATGGGCGGCGGGCTATCGTGCGGCGTTCGTTTGTTCGTCGTTGTGGAACGGCACGGGAAAGCCCCTCGACGCGATCGAACGCGACGAACTCACCGGCATCTATCCCGAGATCGAGGCCGATGTCCGCGAGCTCAAGGCCGATGTCGACGACAAGACGAAAACCGTCAGCGTCAAATATCGCGACGATATGCCCCCACGCATCGCGATGTGGGACAGTGGGGAGGGCTGTGTCACCCTGCCGATCGGCGCGTCTGCGCAAATGATCCCGGGCTTCCGGAATCAGGGACGGCCGAAGCTCGACGACCGTGCTTGGCCGTTGGGCGACAAGAATGCGCTCGCGCCCGTCGCGCGCGGGGCTCCACGCTTTGCGGACGTGGGGACGAATGTTGGAGCATTCGGCGGCAAGACGAGCGCGTTGTTGATCGTCAGAGACGGCAAGATTGCGTTCGAACGCTACTGGTTGGGGCACGATCTCCACACCGCGCAGCGTACGTTCTCCGTCGCCAAGTCGATGGCCGCGACGCTGATCGGCAATGCGGTCCACAATGGCTGGATCGACGTCAAGGCTCCCGCCCAGATCGTCGAATGGCAGGTCCCGGGCGATCCGCGCGGTGCGATCACGACCGAGCAATTGATGCGTATGGCCAGCGGTCTTACGAGCGACAGTGCCGGGAACCGGAGCGACGCGATCTATATGGGCGGATCGCTGGTCCGGCCGTGGACGGTGCAATGGCCGCTGCTCAACCCGCCGGGAACGCGCTTCCGCTATGCTAACAACGACACGTTGCTCGCAGTCCTGTCGCTCAAGGCTGCCTTGTATCAGGGGCAGCGCAGGGTGAACGAGCCTACGGCGACCGTTCGTTTCGACACGATGCTCAATCCCCATCGCTTCTTCGATCGCCTCGGCATGACGCGCACCACCGCCGAGCATGACCGAAACGGCGACTATATCCTGTCGAGCCAGGTGTGGACGACGGCGCGCGATCTTGCGCGGTTGGGTCTTCTCTACCAGAACGACGGCATGTGGCAGGGCGAGCGCCTGCTTCCCGCCGACTGGCGCCGCTTCGTCACCACGCCGAGCGGGCCACAGCCCGACGGCGCGTTCGGCTATGGCGCGGGCTTCTGGCTTCTCAACAAGTCGGAGGGGATCCCCGCCGATGCCTTCGGTGCCTTTGGCAACCGCGGCCAATATCTTGTCGTCATCCCGTCGCGCGAACTCGTCATCGTCCGGCAGGGTTATGACGACGACAAGAACCGGCTCGACACCGCTGCGCTCGTCAAGGCGATCGTGGCTGCCGACCGCTGA
- a CDS encoding MmcQ/YjbR family DNA-binding protein — translation MTATFDSWDDVVAFACALPDVEMLSFYGTPCPKLNGKALASPGREPGSFAVMCKPDEKEILLETDPDTFWQTPHYEGWHALLVRFGPDDPDRVADVIRRAWWDRAKKAQRQAFGDRP, via the coding sequence ATGACGGCGACATTCGATAGCTGGGACGATGTGGTCGCGTTCGCGTGTGCGCTCCCGGATGTCGAAATGCTTTCCTTTTACGGTACCCCCTGTCCGAAGCTCAACGGCAAGGCGCTCGCCTCGCCGGGCCGCGAGCCAGGCAGTTTCGCAGTGATGTGCAAGCCCGACGAAAAGGAAATCCTGCTTGAAACCGATCCCGACACCTTCTGGCAAACACCGCACTACGAAGGCTGGCATGCGCTGCTCGTCCGCTTCGGGCCGGACGATCCCGACCGTGTCGCCGATGTCATTCGCCGGGCCTGGTGGGATCGCGCGAAAAAGGCGCAGCGGCAGGCTTTCGGCGATCGCCCCTGA
- a CDS encoding replication-associated recombination protein A produces MAGDLFGEEVPAAKQGGATGPVPLAERLRPRTLADVVGQEHLTGPEGAIGRMVAAGQLSSIILWGPPGTGKTTIARLLAEAVGMRFAPLSAVFSGVADLRQAFADAEKMAAAGKRTLLFVDEIHRFNRAQQDGFLPYVERGTVVLVGATTENPSFALNAALLSRAQVLVLNRLGEDALATLIDRAEAEVGRSLPVTDDAKAALVSSADGDGRFLLNQVETLFATAIDVPLDPAELAQFLHRRMPVYDKDRDGHYNLISALHKALRGSDPQAALYWLARMLVAGEEPLYVLRRLVRFASEDIGLADPQALVQCLAAKDAYQFLGSPEGELAIVQACLYCATAPKSNAAYAAQKAAWAAARDTGSLAPPANILNAPTKLMKDLGYGEGYSYDHDAPDGFSGDNYWPDEMAPAAFYRPVDRGFEKRIAERLAWWDERRRVKE; encoded by the coding sequence ATGGCCGGGGATCTGTTTGGCGAAGAGGTGCCCGCGGCCAAGCAGGGCGGCGCGACCGGCCCTGTCCCGCTCGCCGAACGGTTACGCCCGCGCACGCTCGCCGATGTCGTCGGACAGGAGCATCTGACCGGCCCCGAAGGCGCGATCGGGCGGATGGTCGCGGCGGGGCAATTGTCGTCGATCATCCTCTGGGGCCCGCCGGGCACGGGCAAGACGACGATCGCGCGGTTGCTTGCCGAGGCGGTGGGCATGCGCTTCGCACCGTTGTCGGCGGTCTTTTCCGGCGTTGCCGACCTCAGGCAAGCCTTCGCCGATGCCGAGAAGATGGCGGCAGCGGGCAAAAGGACGTTGCTTTTCGTCGACGAGATCCATCGCTTCAATCGCGCGCAACAGGACGGGTTTTTGCCCTATGTCGAACGCGGCACCGTGGTGCTTGTCGGCGCCACCACCGAAAACCCCAGCTTCGCGCTAAACGCGGCGCTCCTGTCGCGGGCGCAGGTGCTGGTGCTGAACCGCTTGGGCGAAGACGCGCTGGCGACGCTGATCGATCGCGCCGAAGCCGAGGTCGGGCGCAGTCTTCCTGTCACCGACGACGCCAAGGCCGCGCTGGTGTCGAGCGCCGACGGCGACGGCCGCTTCCTGCTCAACCAGGTCGAAACGCTGTTCGCGACCGCGATCGATGTGCCGCTCGATCCCGCCGAACTCGCGCAGTTCCTGCATCGCCGCATGCCGGTCTATGACAAGGATCGCGACGGCCATTATAATCTGATCTCGGCGCTGCATAAGGCGTTGCGTGGATCGGACCCGCAGGCGGCGCTCTATTGGCTTGCGCGCATGCTCGTCGCCGGCGAGGAGCCGCTCTACGTGCTGCGCCGACTCGTTCGCTTCGCGAGCGAGGATATCGGCCTCGCCGACCCGCAGGCGCTGGTGCAATGCCTCGCCGCCAAGGACGCTTATCAGTTCCTCGGCTCGCCCGAAGGCGAACTCGCGATCGTGCAGGCGTGCCTCTATTGCGCGACCGCGCCCAAGTCGAACGCCGCCTATGCGGCGCAGAAAGCGGCATGGGCGGCGGCACGCGACACCGGCAGCCTCGCGCCTCCTGCCAACATCCTCAACGCCCCGACCAAGCTGATGAAAGATTTGGGTTATGGCGAAGGCTATAGCTATGATCATGATGCGCCCGACGGCTTCTCAGGCGATAATTATTGGCCCGACGAGATGGCGCCGGCCGCCTTTTACCGGCCCGTCGATCGCGGGTTCGAAAAGCGCATCGCCGAGCGCCTCGCCTGGTGGGATGAGCGGCGGCGCGTGAAGGAATGA